The following proteins are co-located in the Echinicola sp. 20G genome:
- a CDS encoding DUF3820 family protein: MQNEILIEIVTKRMPFGKYKGRLICDIPEHYLVWMYKKGFPEGKLGMWLHTMYEIRINGLEYLITELKKRYKPQD, encoded by the coding sequence ATGCAAAATGAAATCCTTATTGAGATAGTCACCAAAAGAATGCCTTTTGGAAAATACAAAGGAAGACTCATCTGTGACATCCCTGAACATTATTTGGTATGGATGTACAAAAAAGGCTTTCCAGAAGGAAAGTTAGGCATGTGGTTGCATACCATGTACGAAATAAGGATCAATGGATTGGAATACTTGATTACAGAATTAAAAAAGAGGTACAAACCTCAAGATTGA
- a CDS encoding S9 family peptidase, which translates to MKKKLINLFVLFFITWSTFGQSVNLEGSWKGELKVMAQKLPLVFNFHQENGDWKGTMDSPAQGAKGIAISKVLFTAPMLAFEIDQLKISYQGVLVNDSIQGTFKQGGMEFPLNLSKMAEGESTLGARPQEPKPPFDYDIIETSFTNLKEGITLKGTITKPKGMGPFPAVVLVSGSGKQNRNGELLGHQPLWVIADYLSSNGIAVLRYDERGVGESEGDFNKATSFDFKKDAVLALAHLKKYPFVDQVRSGVIGHSEGGMIVWIMAAEEKGMGFGISLAGPVVPIAELMKQQTKDVLASSGASPEIMAEQSQLNEMIYEVFKETKDFDSLKPKLNSALKEYLESKSDIDSVNSEQLAQLEQAYGKMITPWFFTFLKFDPSVYINQSKVPVLALFGENDIQVNGPINKEALEDLQKNTKGIEVETKLYPGLNHLFQPSETGSVSEYAQIEVTFDEEVLQDMVNWIKSL; encoded by the coding sequence ATGAAAAAGAAACTGATCAACTTATTTGTATTGTTTTTTATTACATGGAGCACTTTTGGACAAAGTGTGAATTTGGAAGGAAGCTGGAAGGGTGAATTAAAGGTGATGGCCCAAAAGCTACCTTTGGTTTTCAATTTCCATCAAGAAAATGGAGATTGGAAAGGAACGATGGATAGTCCTGCGCAGGGTGCTAAGGGAATTGCCATTAGCAAAGTGCTTTTTACAGCCCCCATGCTAGCATTTGAAATTGATCAATTGAAAATCAGCTACCAAGGAGTCCTTGTCAATGATTCCATCCAAGGAACGTTTAAGCAGGGTGGAATGGAATTTCCATTGAATTTGTCCAAAATGGCAGAAGGGGAGTCTACTCTCGGAGCTAGGCCTCAAGAACCTAAGCCTCCATTTGACTATGACATCATTGAAACATCTTTTACGAATTTAAAAGAAGGCATTACCTTGAAAGGAACCATTACCAAACCCAAAGGCATGGGGCCTTTTCCAGCAGTGGTTTTAGTCAGTGGATCTGGCAAGCAAAACAGAAATGGAGAATTGTTGGGCCATCAACCCCTTTGGGTGATTGCAGATTATTTGAGCAGCAATGGTATCGCGGTTTTGCGCTATGATGAAAGGGGAGTAGGAGAGTCTGAAGGTGACTTTAATAAAGCAACCAGCTTTGACTTCAAAAAGGATGCTGTTTTGGCCTTGGCTCATTTGAAGAAGTATCCTTTTGTGGATCAGGTCAGAAGTGGAGTGATTGGTCATAGTGAAGGTGGAATGATCGTATGGATCATGGCTGCTGAAGAAAAGGGGATGGGCTTTGGTATTTCACTAGCCGGACCTGTTGTGCCAATAGCTGAGCTGATGAAGCAGCAAACCAAAGATGTACTGGCTTCATCCGGGGCATCACCTGAGATCATGGCAGAGCAAAGCCAACTTAATGAAATGATCTATGAAGTTTTTAAGGAAACAAAGGATTTTGATTCTTTGAAGCCTAAGCTTAATTCCGCCTTAAAAGAATACTTGGAATCGAAAAGCGATATTGATTCCGTCAATTCAGAACAGTTGGCCCAACTGGAACAAGCTTATGGAAAGATGATCACCCCATGGTTTTTTACCTTTTTGAAATTTGATCCATCGGTATATATCAATCAAAGCAAAGTACCTGTTTTGGCTCTCTTTGGAGAGAATGACATACAAGTAAATGGACCGATCAATAAGGAAGCGTTGGAAGATCTGCAAAAAAACACAAAAGGAATCGAGGTAGAGACCAAACTTTACCCTGGACTTAATCATCTCTTTCAACCTTCTGAAACTGGAAGTGTGAGTGAGTATGCCCAAATAGAAGTGACTTTTGATGAGGAAGTCCTCCAAGACATGGTCAATTGGATAAAGAGCTTGTGA
- the gap gene encoding type I glyceraldehyde-3-phosphate dehydrogenase: MTKIKVGINGFGRIGRLVFRAAQERDDIQIVGINDLVDVDYMAYMLKYDSTHGQFKGDVEVKDGKLVVNGNAIRVTAERNPADLKWSDIGAEYVVESTGLFLTKESAQGHIDAGAKKVVMSAPSKDDTPMFVMGVNESSYTSDMQFVSNASCTTNCLAPLAKVVNDNWGIEEGLMTTVHATTATQKTVDGPSMKDWRGGRGAGQNIIPSSTGAAKAVGKVIPELNGKLTGMAFRVPTPDVSVVDLTVRLKKGATYEEICAKMKEAADGELKGILGYTEDAVVSNDFIGDARTSIFDAGAGIQLSDTFVKLVSWYDNEWGYSNKVVDLLAYIASK; the protein is encoded by the coding sequence ATGACAAAGATTAAAGTAGGAATTAACGGATTCGGTAGAATCGGAAGATTGGTTTTTCGTGCCGCTCAAGAGAGAGATGATATCCAGATCGTTGGTATCAATGACTTGGTAGATGTAGATTATATGGCTTACATGCTTAAGTATGATTCTACTCACGGTCAATTCAAAGGAGATGTAGAAGTAAAGGACGGTAAGCTTGTAGTGAATGGTAATGCTATCCGTGTTACTGCCGAAAGAAATCCTGCTGACCTAAAATGGTCTGATATCGGTGCTGAATATGTGGTAGAATCTACAGGTCTATTCTTGACCAAAGAATCTGCTCAGGGTCATATTGACGCAGGTGCGAAGAAAGTAGTAATGTCTGCTCCTTCTAAAGACGATACACCAATGTTCGTAATGGGGGTTAACGAATCTTCTTACACCAGCGATATGCAGTTTGTATCCAATGCTTCTTGTACTACCAACTGTCTTGCTCCACTGGCTAAAGTGGTGAATGACAACTGGGGTATTGAAGAAGGTTTGATGACTACTGTTCACGCTACCACAGCTACTCAGAAGACTGTTGATGGTCCTTCTATGAAAGACTGGAGAGGTGGACGTGGTGCTGGTCAAAACATTATCCCTTCTTCTACAGGTGCTGCCAAAGCGGTTGGTAAAGTAATTCCTGAATTGAACGGTAAATTGACTGGTATGGCGTTTAGAGTACCAACTCCAGACGTTTCTGTAGTGGACCTTACTGTAAGATTGAAAAAAGGTGCTACTTACGAAGAAATCTGCGCTAAAATGAAAGAAGCTGCTGATGGAGAATTGAAAGGTATCTTGGGTTATACTGAAGATGCAGTTGTATCTAATGACTTCATCGGTGATGCCAGAACTTCTATCTTCGATGCAGGTGCAGGTATCCAGTTGAGCGATACTTTCGTGAAATTGGTGTCTTGGTATGACAACGAATGGGGTTACTCTAACAAAGTAGTAGACCTATTGGCTTACATCGCAAGCAAATAA